The DNA region TGGGTAAGAGAAAGACAAGGGTTCTAGTCTCAGGTTTTTCTAGGATTTGTCCAAGGCTTGGGGCCCAGCCACGTACTCTCCTCTTGTAGGTGGCAGGAAGAGAGTGAGACCTGGAGGGGTGGACAGGAGGGGCTGGGTTTGGGCCCACTCCCACCTGGGGAGCTGGTGGCAgagcggtgtgtgtgtgtgtgcggtcATTGTCACTTCTCCAAGTCTAGAATGCTGGGGAAGCTGTGGGCTGGactggggcctttgggagggcAAGAGGCCCTTGAGTCCAGGATGCCTTGGTGTCAAAATTGCCCTGCTGCTCTGAAACAGACCTAGGCATTGCAGcaggccaggctggggctggggcatgGTGAGGtggagagaggcaggaagagcTCCAGGGAGTAGAGGGTACCACAGTCCCTACTCCCAGCACTGCTTCCCTGCCCCCTGGCCCCAGTGCTATTTGAAGTGAGACAGAAAGTGAGCAACAGGGTAGCTGGGCCCATCAATGCCCAGGCCCTGGCAGAGGCCCAGCAGGCGGAGGCGGGCCTCGGTGGGACTGGACCCGGCACAGGCCACACTGCAGTAGGGTTCCTCGTACTCCCCAGGCACCAGGGCCTCCTCCAGCAGATTGAGGCGTAGCAGGCCACGGTCGTGCAGGGCCTGCAGGGTCTCACGGCTGGCAGTGGAACTCAGGGCCTGCAGGTGCTGGGACACAAGGCACATGACGCCCACCAGGTGGCCACGAGCACGTGGGCGGGTGGGCAGGGCAGGCCGCAGGCCGCAGGCCACCATAACAGCAGCCAGCAGCAGGTCCACGCCATAGAGCTCCAGGATCCAATCACGCAGGTAGAAGCCACCCATGCGGGGGTTGATCTCGATAAGCCGAGGCCCAGCCCCGGTCAGCTTGAGCTCCACGTTGAAGACCCCATCGAGCAGCCCGCAGCCCAGGCAACAGCGGAAGGCTGCCTGCACCATCTGTGCCTCCTGCTCTGGTGCCAGCCCGGTGGGCATGCAGGCCGCCGTCTCAGTGAAGCCAGGCAGCCTCGTGGGGCCATTGTCAGAGACAAAGGCAGCCAGCAGCCGCCCGCCAAACAACACCAGGTCCACATCGTGCTCGGTGCCCTCCACAAACTCCATCAGCAGCATGGCAttgccccagcccagcccaatGCCCGGGTGGTCAGCCTCGCCCTGCAAGTCTCGGGTAATCCGGGAAAAGTGCTCATGGCACTGTGGCGCATCCTCTACCAGCCGCACGCCCACTGCACCTGCCCCGAACTCCAGCTTCATGACACCTGGCAGGGGTACCTGGTGCACGGCCCTCTCCACATCAGCCTCGCTCTCCAGTGGGCAGCAGGGCACAGCATGGAGGGAGGGCGCAGGCCAGGGTGGGCCATGGTGGCGCAACAGGTGCAGCTGGGTGAGGCTCttcttcttggccaggcgcatGGCAGCTGGGGGGCTGCAGGGCAGACCCAGCTCCTGGCAGAGCAGGGCTGTGAGCACCAGGCAGTCGTCCCAGTAGGAGAAGCAGCCATCTAGCTTTAGGCCGCGAGCCCGCACCAACTCTGCCAGCAGCCGTGCATTCTCCTCATCCCTCCGATGCTCGGTCATGTCAAAGTGGATGAAGGTCTGTACCAACTGGGATGCAAAGTGGTTGGGGTCTGACTCCACGAGGTGCAGCTGCAGAAGCCACAGGGCGGGGCATATCCAAGTCAGCCAGTACTGGGTGCTAGGGGAATAGGATGGGGCCTAGGATGGCCCAGGTCTTCGGGGGATCCGAGTGCACAAAcactaggtgctcaataaatatgtgttgaggATTGACTGAATAAATAGAAGAGGCAGAAGTACGACACCTAATACAggctggaggggagggaaggCGTCCTAGAGGAGGCAATGCCTAAGCTGGGAGCTGAAGAATAAGAGTCAGCCAGGTGGCTGCAGGAGGAAAAGGCATGATCTGGGTGGGAGGGGCTGCAGCACAGAGAGGAGGGTGTGAGAGAGCACGGCGGACTCTATCCCACAGGCAGCCTCACTGGCCGGGGCTTGCAGAGAAACtaccagggctggggctggggacaaGTGGTTTGGTCATCATTCACCCCATGTGCTCTGACATTGGGAGGAATCCAGTGGGGCCCCGTGCCCCTAAAGCTTACTGCCTGCTGGGGGAACCCAGGACAGAGGCAGCCActgaagagagagggagggcggCTCTCTGCAAAGTAACACAGCCTCAGCAGTGGAGCGGCATTCCAAGTGGAGAAAACACTGAGCAAGGCAGGGAACACAGAGGTGGTGGCCCCAGGGGGTGCTgcatggtgggggaggggagaggaagccACTTTGCTAGATTAGGGCCAGCTTGAGACagcctgttttcttatctgttcaATGGGGACAAGAATGTCTACTTGGctgggtgcacacctgtaatcccagcacttcgggaggccaaagcaggaggatcgcttgagctcaggagttcaagaccaccctgcacaacagagtgagatacggtctctactaaaaattttaaaaattagctgagcaggccgggcccggtggctcacgcctgtaatcccagatctttgggaggccaaggcgggcagatcacttgaggtcaggagttcgagaccagcctggccaacatggtgaaactctgtctctactaaaaatacaaaaattagccgggtatgttggcgcacacctgtaatcctagttactcaggaggctgaggcacgagaatcacttgaacccaggaggcggaggttgcagtgagccaagattgtgccattccactgcagcctgggagacagagtgagactccatattaaaaaataaaataaaataaaaaataaaaaaaattagccgggctgaggtgggaggatcgcttgagcccaggaagtcgaggctgcagtgagctgtgatcgcaccaccggcactccagtctggccaacagagtgagaacctgtcccCAACGTCTACCTGCCTGGCTCGCTCCAGATTCTGTAATGTGAGGCCCTGCTATGAACTTGATTCAGGATCTGTATGCGGCTCCCCAGCACCCTCTGCGGGTCCTGTGTGCCAAGTGTCAGGAATTCAACCTCAAAGGGCCCGCCCTTTCCCCGGGACAGAGCCAGGCTCCTTAGCCTGGCATTCAAGGCCCCCGCTCTGGTGCTAACGCTGTCCCTCGCCCAGCCCATCTACCCGGGCTCCTCTCCTCTTTCTGCGGAGGCCTCCTTGCCTCTCCCCAGGGCCTCTCACTCCAGGCAGGGACAGAACTAGCGGAGTCTCCCCACCCTCTCAGGACGGTACCGGGCCAGGATGTCCCGCCCAAGCACCGCCCCTAGCGCGGGGGGTCCCGCCCCAAGGGCGTCCCTTTGCTCCAGGCCCCGCCCCAGAGTCTCGCCTCCACCGCTCGGGCCAGGACCTGGGGCCCAGCCCCGCCCACCTGGAGCCCGTAGTCGCGCGCCGCTTCCCACACGAACTTCTTGCTGACGCCGCCCGCGCCGACCACCAGCAGCTGCTTGCCCTCCATGAGGCAGCGCGCCGACCGCCGGAGCATGGTCTCCACCAGCGGCGCGGCCGCCGCCTCGTCGGCTGCCGGCCCCAGCCGCGGCGCGGCCCACAGTCCCTCGAGCGCGCCGCACGCCTCCAGGCACAGGCCGCCGTTCAGCTCCAGGGCCACGGGGGTCAGCATGCCGCCGGCCGCTGTCAGGGCGAAATCCACGCCTGCGCCGGGCGGGGGACGCGAGCTCAGCGCGGGCAGCCCCCGCCCTCCTGCCCCTGGCCCTCGGCTCCGGGCCCTGGCCCCGGTCCCGGCCGCCCTCACTCACCCAGGAAGTCCGTGTGCGCCCGGCGCCCGCCGCGCTGCTCGGCACTCAGGCCGGCCTCCAGAGCCAGCATGGCAGTCAGCGCGGCCTCGGCCGCCGCCTTAACGCGCTGCCGCACGGCCGCCACCTGCGCCTCCTCGCCCAGGCCGCACTGGGCCAGCGCCACCTCCAGCGTCCTCGGCAGGGAGTTGTGGTGCCGTAGAGGTCGGTCTCCGCGGCCCACGCCGCACACCACCTGGGCAGGGGGCGGCTCAGAGGGAGGCCCACACACTCCTGCCCCCCATGCACACCCCCACCCCCTTGTGCCGAGATTCAGACCAGACCCCTCACTGGACATTCAAGAAGCCCCGTCCTCCAGCATGTCTTAAATTGCACACGAGCTATACCTGCCACTCCCCATCTGGTCCCTAGACTCCTCCAGGGATTCTACCCAGGCTTCCAGGCCCAGCTGGGGTCCCCCTCCAGGATGGCTCCTGCAGCCCTGAGGGCCTGGGCCACCCTGGTGTGCCCCGCCCTAGCATCTCCCTGGGGCACACCTCTCCCCTACCCCACTGGAGCTCCCTGAGAGCAGGGTCGAATCTCTCCCTCTCAGTGTAGCCTAGAGCTGGATACCCAGTAGGGTCCCTAAAAGCCCTCCTGAACTCCCCAGCTTAGAGGCCCCTCCTGAAGGGCTCCAGGCACTAGAGGTTTATCAGGAAGCCCTGGGTCAGCCTCTAGGTGGGCAAGACTCTCTGGAAAGACAGTTCAGCTCCCTGGGCCCTGGTACTACCCAGCGTGGGGCTGAGCACAGGGGCAGGGGTTCTTGGTGTGGGAGGGGTTCTGGAAGGGTTGCAGGAAAGTGAAGACGGGTCACACCCAGTAGTTTCCCCAGAGGCAACTTCGATCCCTCTAAGGATTTTGTCCTCTCTGCCCAGAGACGGCTCAGGGGCCCTTGGCAAACCACTGGGACTGGACTGGGGTGTGGCAGGCAGGGTCACAACCTGGGCCTGGGCCACACTCACCTTGCTCAGCAGTGGCCTGTCACCCTGTGTCCGACACACCACAGCACAGATTCGCACGGCCAGGCCAGGGCCAGGTGAAGGACCATCTAGGGGAAGACAGGGAGGTCTAAGGCCAGCACAGAGTGGCCAGAAGGCCACACCAAGCTCCCACCCCTGGCCAGCCCAGGTGACTCTCACCTGAGCAGGGCAGCTGGACAGGTGGGTACACAGCCTCCACCAGGacactctcctcctcctccagcttctcCAGCAGTGCCAGCACTGTGttcaccactgcacccagctctgccCGTGGGTGCAGACGCAATGCCT from Rhinopithecus roxellana isolate Shanxi Qingling chromosome 15, ASM756505v1, whole genome shotgun sequence includes:
- the CARNS1 gene encoding carnosine synthase 1 isoform X2, which produces MLLCLSPAWLMKVPAPGQPGEAALLVSKAVSFHPGGLTFLDDFVPPRRATYFLAGLGLGPSRGREAAELARDLTCPTGASAELARLLEDRLLTRQLLAQQGGVAVPATLAFTYKPPGLLRGGDSSPGLRLVELSGKEGQETLVKEEVEAFLRSEALGDVLQVAVKLSGWRWRGRQALRLHPRAELGAVVNTVLALLEKLEEEESVLVEAVYPPVQLPCSDGPSPGPGLAVRICAVVCRTQGDRPLLSKVVCGVGRGDRPLRHHNSLPRTLEVALAQCGLGEEAQVAAVRQRVKAAAEAALTAMLALEAGLSAEQRGGRRAHTDFLGVDFALTAAGGMLTPVALELNGGLCLEACGALEGLWAAPRLGPAADEAAAAPLVETMLRRSARCLMEGKQLLVVGAGGVSKKFVWEAARDYGLQLHLVESDPNHFASQLVQTFIHFDMTEHRRDEENARLLAELVRARGLKLDGCFSYWDDCLVLTALLCQELGLPCSPPAAMRLAKKKSLTQLHLLRHHGPPWPAPSLHAVPCCPLESEADVERAVHQVPLPGVMKLEFGAGAVGVRLVEDAPQCHEHFSRITRDLQGEADHPGIGLGWGNAMLLMEFVEGTEHDVDLVLFGGRLLAAFVSDNGPTRLPGFTETAACMPTGLAPEQEAQMVQAAFRCCLGCGLLDGVFNVELKLTGAGPRLIEINPRMGGFYLRDWILELYGVDLLLAAVMVACGLRPALPTRPRARGHLVGVMCLVSQHLQALSSTASRETLQALHDRGLLRLNLLEEALVPGEYEEPYCSVACAGSSPTEARLRLLGLCQGLGIDGPSYPVAHFLSHFK
- the CARNS1 gene encoding carnosine synthase 1 isoform X1 — its product is MLSLDPSGPEWDCPLGSKDLEDEGSWGGGSGLPPTGCFPGSWRQDVGLDCKGSPEGTEARAWTVYYYSLLQSCLQQAGLPETQDRSQAPRTGCPGAEVTLCVLGSPSTFLPVLLEGGVQSPGNMLLCLSPAWLMKVPAPGQPGEAALLVSKAVSFHPGGLTFLDDFVPPRRATYFLAGLGLGPSRGREAAELARDLTCPTGASAELARLLEDRLLTRQLLAQQGGVAVPATLAFTYKPPGLLRGGDSSPGLRLVELSGKEGQETLVKEEVEAFLRSEALGDVLQVAVKLSGWRWRGRQALRLHPRAELGAVVNTVLALLEKLEEEESVLVEAVYPPVQLPCSDGPSPGPGLAVRICAVVCRTQGDRPLLSKVVCGVGRGDRPLRHHNSLPRTLEVALAQCGLGEEAQVAAVRQRVKAAAEAALTAMLALEAGLSAEQRGGRRAHTDFLGVDFALTAAGGMLTPVALELNGGLCLEACGALEGLWAAPRLGPAADEAAAAPLVETMLRRSARCLMEGKQLLVVGAGGVSKKFVWEAARDYGLQLHLVESDPNHFASQLVQTFIHFDMTEHRRDEENARLLAELVRARGLKLDGCFSYWDDCLVLTALLCQELGLPCSPPAAMRLAKKKSLTQLHLLRHHGPPWPAPSLHAVPCCPLESEADVERAVHQVPLPGVMKLEFGAGAVGVRLVEDAPQCHEHFSRITRDLQGEADHPGIGLGWGNAMLLMEFVEGTEHDVDLVLFGGRLLAAFVSDNGPTRLPGFTETAACMPTGLAPEQEAQMVQAAFRCCLGCGLLDGVFNVELKLTGAGPRLIEINPRMGGFYLRDWILELYGVDLLLAAVMVACGLRPALPTRPRARGHLVGVMCLVSQHLQALSSTASRETLQALHDRGLLRLNLLEEALVPGEYEEPYCSVACAGSSPTEARLRLLGLCQGLGIDGPSYPVAHFLSHFK